In Halorubrum sp. PV6, a single window of DNA contains:
- a CDS encoding universal stress protein, with protein MRIVFATDLSDANKAAIESRTCLECLDNIGVRTVHLLTVVPDNVSTGLPGMGVASDARTALASQREAFSEAGFEVESHVARGTIHRRINGLAERVDADAIVVGSRGESPLENRFIGGTVRNVARTAVRPLLVERIERTDAGHGVKKEHLFQDTLYATDFSSNAERAFDFFPQLTGATQRAFLLHVRGREQMDGGDSDEAARERLDEMATELRDQMGIEVETNVRTGGVVDEILAEEQRVGATTTLLGARGTSRLRRLLLGDTAETVVARSNNNVLLVPPESAVPR; from the coding sequence ATGCGCATCGTATTCGCGACGGACCTCTCGGACGCGAACAAGGCGGCAATCGAGTCGCGGACCTGTCTGGAGTGTCTCGACAACATCGGCGTGCGGACCGTTCACCTGCTCACCGTCGTCCCCGACAACGTCTCCACCGGCCTCCCCGGCATGGGCGTAGCGAGCGACGCGCGAACCGCGCTCGCGAGCCAGCGCGAGGCGTTTTCGGAGGCGGGCTTCGAAGTCGAGAGCCACGTCGCGCGGGGGACGATACACCGGCGGATCAACGGGCTGGCGGAGCGAGTCGACGCCGACGCGATCGTCGTCGGGTCCCGCGGGGAGTCGCCGCTGGAGAACCGATTCATCGGCGGGACCGTCAGAAACGTCGCGCGAACGGCGGTGCGGCCGCTGCTCGTCGAGCGGATCGAACGCACCGACGCCGGCCACGGGGTCAAGAAGGAACACCTGTTCCAAGACACGCTGTACGCGACCGACTTCTCTTCGAACGCCGAGCGCGCCTTCGACTTCTTCCCCCAGTTGACCGGGGCGACGCAGCGCGCCTTCCTGCTCCACGTGCGCGGTCGCGAACAGATGGACGGGGGTGACTCCGACGAGGCGGCCCGAGAGCGGCTCGACGAGATGGCTACCGAACTGCGCGACCAGATGGGGATCGAGGTGGAGACCAACGTCCGAACCGGGGGCGTCGTCGACGAGATCCTCGCCGAAGAGCAGCGCGTCGGCGCGACGACGACGCTCCTGGGGGCCCGCGGAACGAGCCGGCTCCGACGGCTGCTGCTCGGCGACACCGCGGAGACGGTCGTCGCGCGCAGCAACAACAACGTCCTCCTCGTTCCGCCGGAGTCCGCGGTCCCGCGCTGA
- a CDS encoding arsenic resistance protein: protein MIGAVLRALKSNLLYVVVGSLAAGLLFGQVAEAETRGLLRASVLPILFLMIYPMMINIDLREVLNVRKHAAAVGLSLALNFAVAPLLAVGLARLFFGGSVEYAIGLYFIALIPTSGMTAAWTGLAGGDLETALVAMAVNLLAAVAVLPTYLSVLVPASVGFDPTALYRQLAQVVVLPMVAGTITRYGLLRRFSAEEFKRLKPTFGGLSSLGVALIVFVAMSLRSAQILADPVASASAVVPLVGFYAGILFVGSALGRVVLDAERAVALVYATSMRNLSIALAIVVAADAVPTAAVLPIALAYVIQPPLGAVYVHYRRDVVDEGRSVREAVGGLVSDRG from the coding sequence ATGATCGGCGCGGTCCTCCGGGCGCTCAAGTCGAACCTCCTGTACGTGGTGGTGGGCTCGCTCGCCGCCGGGCTGCTGTTCGGTCAGGTCGCGGAGGCGGAGACGAGGGGGCTCCTGCGGGCGTCCGTGCTCCCCATCCTCTTTCTGATGATCTACCCGATGATGATCAACATCGACCTCCGCGAGGTGCTCAACGTCCGGAAGCACGCCGCGGCGGTCGGGCTCAGCCTCGCGCTCAACTTCGCCGTCGCACCCCTGTTGGCGGTCGGGCTCGCCCGGCTGTTCTTCGGCGGCAGCGTCGAGTACGCGATCGGGCTGTACTTCATCGCGCTGATCCCGACCTCGGGGATGACCGCCGCGTGGACCGGGCTCGCCGGGGGCGACCTCGAGACCGCGCTGGTCGCGATGGCGGTCAACCTGCTCGCGGCGGTCGCGGTCTTGCCGACCTACCTCTCCGTGTTGGTGCCCGCGAGCGTCGGGTTCGACCCCACGGCCCTCTACCGACAGCTCGCGCAGGTCGTCGTCCTGCCGATGGTCGCCGGGACGATCACTCGGTACGGCCTGCTCCGGCGGTTCTCCGCCGAGGAGTTCAAGCGCCTCAAACCGACCTTCGGCGGGCTCTCCTCGCTCGGCGTGGCGCTCATCGTCTTCGTCGCGATGTCGCTTCGCTCGGCCCAGATACTCGCGGACCCCGTCGCGTCGGCGAGCGCGGTCGTCCCGCTCGTCGGGTTTTACGCGGGAATCCTGTTCGTCGGAAGCGCTCTGGGACGGGTGGTGTTGGACGCGGAGCGGGCGGTCGCGCTCGTGTACGCGACGAGCATGCGAAACCTCTCTATCGCCCTCGCCATCGTGGTCGCCGCGGACGCGGTCCCGACCGCCGCCGTGCTGCCCATCGCGTTGGCGTACGTGATCCAACCCCCCTTGGGCGCGGTGTACGTCCACTACCGTCGCGACGTCGTCGACGAGGGGCGCTCCGTCCGAGAGGCCGTGGGCGGCCTCGTGAGCGACCGCGGGTGA
- a CDS encoding DUF1641 domain-containing protein, translating into MSDTSPDPDAFATGTDPDIDELAARVDAQADDLIALLDLLAVVRGLSDDLAPELRTAAAENREPLADLRTALESEDTVRLVERVGDNADSLADLLDLVVVAQDLSADLAPELRTVVAENRGEIAQLRMAFEREETLVLLRRIGDNTDAFLDLLSTLELASDALADVAPEDEAAAVAARDDVRRLAAAFDRAASVDALVALGENMETVRGLLALVEGFGDAADRDTEEYYRLGTQLGRATDLVDRASDPQVVETLDAGASAFADERSDRRVGLVGLLSALRNDDVQRTLGTLVEAAERAGRTRSPEGPE; encoded by the coding sequence ATGAGCGACACCTCACCCGACCCGGACGCGTTCGCGACCGGCACCGATCCGGACATCGACGAACTGGCCGCGCGCGTCGACGCGCAGGCCGACGATCTGATCGCGCTGTTGGACCTGCTCGCGGTCGTCCGCGGGCTGAGCGACGACCTCGCGCCGGAACTGCGGACCGCCGCGGCGGAGAACCGCGAGCCGCTCGCCGACCTCCGCACCGCCCTCGAAAGCGAAGACACCGTGCGACTGGTCGAGCGGGTCGGCGACAATGCCGACTCGCTCGCCGACCTCCTCGACCTGGTCGTCGTCGCACAGGACCTGTCTGCAGACCTCGCGCCGGAGCTGCGGACCGTCGTCGCCGAGAACCGCGGGGAGATCGCGCAGCTCCGCATGGCGTTCGAGCGCGAGGAGACGCTCGTGCTGCTGCGTCGGATCGGCGACAACACCGACGCGTTCCTCGATCTCCTGTCGACGCTCGAACTCGCGAGCGACGCCCTCGCCGACGTCGCTCCCGAAGACGAGGCGGCCGCCGTGGCCGCCCGCGACGACGTGCGTCGACTCGCGGCGGCGTTCGACCGCGCGGCGTCGGTCGACGCGCTGGTCGCGCTCGGCGAGAACATGGAGACCGTTCGCGGACTGTTAGCGCTCGTCGAGGGGTTCGGCGACGCGGCCGACCGCGACACCGAGGAGTACTACCGGCTCGGGACGCAGCTCGGTCGGGCCACGGATCTGGTCGACCGGGCGAGCGACCCGCAGGTCGTCGAGACGCTCGACGCCGGCGCCAGCGCGTTCGCCGACGAGCGGAGCGACCGACGGGTCGGCCTCGTCGGGCTGCTGTCGGCGTTGCGGAACGACGACGTCCAGCGAACGCTCGGAACCCTCGTGGAAGCGGCGGAGCGCGCCGGGCGCACGCGGAGCCCCGAGGGACCGGAGTGA